CACAAGCTGTTAGCGAAACAGAATACAGAATAAATAAACCTACTCCCACAAATAGGTCATGGCATGTTTTCATTATTATTGTTTATTGGTCAAAACTAGAAATCGCTGATTGAGCAGAAGAATGACATAAGAGGAAGTATTCGCTTTCAGTTATGAGACACACAACACGTCTGTTGTTACTGTAGAATCGTTAATTTCAGCATTCCATTTTGGAATACCGGAAGCGAAAGTACATATTATAGTTAAGAGAAGACATATTTCAATTAAGAAATCTTCTTATTTCATTTTTAATCAACAAATAATCAAGTACTTAGCAGAACATATATATATTCAATCGATTTAATCCTACACCTTATTATATAAGAAAGCTCCATTTTTAGAAAGAATAAACCACTTCTATTCCGGCAATATGTTTCCCCCGTGAAGCCTCATACTGATAACAATAAAACGCATCTAATGACCAACGTTTAGCTAAATCAAATTCTACTCCCGGACGATAGCGCATACGATCTGCCCTCCAAAAAGAAGCATCGTCCAGACTTTGATAAATTTCGAGAGAGAAATAAGGTGAAACAATCCCTTTTGCCGGTGCATAGGCTAATTTTAAACGGGAACGCAGACGGGTTTCCGAATCTCCACGGTCAAAAGTCTGCTGAAAACTTTCCCGCAAAGAAACTTTCAACCATTGATAACGATAACTTGCAACCGCACTGATATGATAACGATGCCTAAGTTTCCAATCCGAATCTCCCAGACTCCAAAAATGAGTTTCATAACCGACGCCAAAGTTCAAGAAGGAATATGCATGGTAAACACCGCCGACGGTAAGTCCCCAACGATCCATTCTGCTCATATCCTCTTTCGTGCGCAGTTCCAAATCACCGGAAACAGAAAATCGGGAATCTATTTTATGATTCACTTTGAACTTAGTCCATGTAGTGAAATCATCACTTTGTGCCCATACGGAGGAGGCTGTTCCAACTAATAAAACAAACAGCCAAACCTTAGTATTTAATAATATTCTATCCATTGATTATCGGGTTAAAGTTGCAAAGATAGTAAATTATCTCCGGCAAAGAAAAATCATGATACTGAAATAAATCTGAATTATTGAAAGAGAAATCACTGTGGCGGAAGAACGCCTATCCAAACGTGACGGCATGGGTATATGAGATACAAAATCATTCCCAATACATGTAACGAAAGGAACTCAACTTCTGATAATGGAAATACCAATATAATTTCACTGACATTTCAATCTATTCCATTAAAAAAGCGACCTCATCGCAAAGATGAGATCGCTTTTCTATTATCAATCTATCAGAGAAACGATTATTTCGCTTTCTTATAGTTTTCCAGTCCGGTCTGCAAGAATTCGATATACTTAGGAATATCCTCGTTGTAAGCATATGACTTGTTCACCGGTTTGCCCTG
This portion of the Bacteroides acidifaciens genome encodes:
- a CDS encoding DUF2490 domain-containing protein, with product MDRILLNTKVWLFVLLVGTASSVWAQSDDFTTWTKFKVNHKIDSRFSVSGDLELRTKEDMSRMDRWGLTVGGVYHAYSFLNFGVGYETHFWSLGDSDWKLRHRYHISAVASYRYQWLKVSLRESFQQTFDRGDSETRLRSRLKLAYAPAKGIVSPYFSLEIYQSLDDASFWRADRMRYRPGVEFDLAKRWSLDAFYCYQYEASRGKHIAGIEVVYSF